Proteins found in one Bacteroidales bacterium WCE2008 genomic segment:
- a CDS encoding TonB family C-terminal domain-containing protein, whose product MKKILVSALFVLFSLTALCQEPPVVEPQIDSLEQLDVVRVAPKFKGGDPDKFRKWVNRHIAYPKDALKKGIQGTVILNFAVDVDGTVKDINIVSGVYESIDAEAVRVVSSSPKWECGTVNGRPQKVIYTFSVEFII is encoded by the coding sequence ATGAAAAAAATCCTTGTTTCAGCACTGTTTGTGCTGTTTTCCCTGACAGCTCTCTGCCAGGAGCCGCCAGTTGTCGAACCACAAATAGATTCTCTGGAACAGCTTGATGTAGTAAGAGTAGCCCCGAAATTCAAAGGCGGAGATCCCGACAAGTTCAGAAAATGGGTCAACAGACACATTGCTTATCCAAAAGATGCACTGAAAAAAGGAATCCAAGGAACTGTCATATTGAATTTCGCAGTAGATGTCGACGGCACGGTCAAAGACATCAATATCGTCTCTGGTGTCTACGAATCAATAGATGCAGAAGCAGTAAGGGTAGTGTCTTCCTCTCCAAAATGGGAATGCGGCACCGTCAATGGACGTCCCCAAAAAGTCATCTACACGTTCTCTGTTGAATTTATAATCTAA
- a CDS encoding dihydrodipicolinate synthase: MNELKGLGTALATPFSGGRVDYDSYVKLVTRQVSKGVDFLVPLGTTAETPCLDDDEKVELLKLTRELCDKPVIAGCGTNSLAGTLRNIKLLEPCGPDAFLVVTPYYNKPTQEGLYQYFKAVAESAGKPIVLYNVPSRTGVNMKAETTLRLAAIPNIIAVKEASGDLNQVLEIKRKAPKGFSVLSGNDDQTFPLMAGGADGIISVVSNIEPMLMSSLVRALQAGKIERARELNDRLIPLYKACFVESNPIAVKGGLSVMGLCRNECRLPLTPATSQTLALMKEIIKDL, encoded by the coding sequence ATGAACGAACTTAAAGGTCTTGGAACGGCTCTCGCCACTCCTTTCAGCGGAGGCCGCGTGGATTATGACAGCTATGTGAAACTTGTCACCAGGCAGGTTTCCAAGGGCGTGGATTTCCTCGTTCCTCTCGGAACGACTGCTGAGACTCCATGTCTCGACGACGACGAAAAGGTCGAACTCCTCAAGCTCACAAGAGAATTGTGCGACAAGCCGGTGATCGCCGGCTGCGGCACCAATTCCCTTGCCGGGACTCTCCGCAACATCAAGCTTCTCGAGCCTTGCGGCCCGGATGCCTTCCTCGTAGTAACCCCATACTACAACAAGCCTACCCAGGAGGGTCTCTACCAGTATTTCAAGGCGGTCGCCGAATCCGCCGGGAAGCCGATCGTGCTCTACAATGTGCCGAGCCGTACCGGCGTCAACATGAAGGCCGAGACGACCCTCAGACTCGCAGCTATCCCCAACATCATTGCGGTCAAGGAGGCGTCGGGCGATCTCAACCAGGTTCTGGAAATCAAGCGCAAGGCTCCTAAGGGATTCTCAGTGCTCAGCGGCAACGACGACCAGACTTTCCCGTTGATGGCCGGCGGTGCTGACGGTATCATAAGCGTTGTCTCCAACATCGAGCCGATGCTGATGTCGTCCCTCGTCAGGGCCCTCCAGGCCGGAAAGATCGAAAGGGCACGCGAGCTCAACGACAGGCTCATTCCTCTCTACAAGGCATGCTTCGTGGAGAGCAATCCTATCGCCGTCAAGGGAGGACTTTCAGTCATGGGCCTTTGCCGGAACGAGTGCCGTCTGCCTCTTACCCCGGCGACCAGCCAGACCCTCGCATTGATGAAAGAAATTATCAAGGATCTTTAG
- a CDS encoding site-specific DNA-methyltransferase (adenine-specific), with translation MPTAYYKSQDKNFTLLQGDCIELLNSFDFKFDMIFADPPYHLSNGGISIQSGVPVSVNKGKWDKSQGFEEDYKFDKTWLTACREHLKSDGTIWVSGTYHNIFSVARCLTELNFKILNCITWVKTNPPPNLSCRYFTYSAEYILWARKEQKVAHYYNYELMKEINGGTQMRDVWTLPAIAPWEKSCGKHPTQKPLCVLSRIIQASTKPGAWILDPFTGSSTTGIAANLLGRRFLGIDQEEKFLEMSKARREELDNINRRGEMLEKLEKQAKLFQDSDIRVLCEPEVYYGLELPF, from the coding sequence ATGCCCACGGCCTACTACAAATCACAGGATAAAAACTTCACACTCCTGCAGGGAGATTGTATCGAACTTCTGAACTCCTTCGATTTCAAGTTCGATATGATTTTCGCAGATCCGCCATACCATCTGTCCAACGGGGGAATTAGCATTCAGAGTGGAGTCCCTGTTTCTGTGAATAAAGGCAAGTGGGATAAGTCTCAGGGATTTGAAGAAGACTACAAATTTGATAAAACCTGGCTGACCGCCTGCAGGGAGCATTTGAAATCTGATGGCACAATCTGGGTTAGCGGGACCTACCACAACATATTCTCTGTGGCTAGGTGCCTTACAGAACTGAATTTCAAGATTCTCAACTGTATCACATGGGTAAAGACAAATCCTCCGCCCAATCTTTCCTGTCGATATTTCACTTACTCTGCTGAGTATATTTTGTGGGCACGTAAGGAACAGAAAGTGGCCCACTACTACAACTATGAGTTGATGAAGGAAATCAACGGCGGCACCCAGATGCGTGATGTGTGGACACTGCCGGCGATTGCGCCTTGGGAGAAGTCTTGTGGCAAGCATCCCACCCAGAAACCGCTTTGCGTTTTGTCGAGAATTATTCAGGCTTCCACGAAACCCGGAGCATGGATACTAGACCCGTTCACAGGAAGTAGCACCACAGGCATAGCGGCAAATCTACTTGGACGCCGTTTCTTAGGTATTGACCAAGAAGAAAAGTTCCTCGAGATGAGCAAAGCCCGTCGCGAAGAACTGGACAATATCAATCGTAGAGGAGAGATGCTAGAGAAGCTGGAGAAGCAAGCCAAACTCTTCCAAGATAGCGACATACGTGTTCTCTGTGAGCCTGAAGTCTACTATGGGCTAGAATTGCCGTTCTAA
- a CDS encoding type II restriction enzyme, translating into MAEFDVFLSQLKETNATLGFFTDFSKVSSSVAKIAVKLNQLNYLLGKDNLRAAVELVYNENPKAFEVLDILVAVRKKDKKLVLNEKLQPVLLESCFNDVDSICKYIEGTGLGEVFRSKRITNLVDYVFGVEVGLDTNARKNRSGKLMAEAVAKVFAEANVVYEEEVNSATFNDLKGLGKDLKRFDFVIRKKDKIFLIETNFYNDGGSKPNEVARSYSDIAPKINSNKKYEFVWITDGQGWLSAKNKLEEAYGIIPRVYNLTTLPSFVEELKRMA; encoded by the coding sequence ATGGCTGAATTTGATGTTTTCCTCTCCCAGTTAAAGGAGACAAATGCAACACTGGGCTTCTTCACTGATTTTTCCAAAGTCTCTTCAAGCGTTGCCAAGATTGCAGTTAAGCTCAATCAACTTAATTACCTTCTCGGCAAGGATAACTTACGCGCAGCTGTTGAGTTGGTCTATAACGAGAATCCTAAGGCCTTCGAAGTCTTAGACATTCTTGTGGCAGTGAGAAAGAAGGACAAGAAATTAGTCTTGAACGAAAAGCTTCAGCCAGTACTTTTAGAGAGTTGTTTCAATGATGTTGATAGTATCTGCAAATATATTGAGGGTACAGGGTTAGGGGAAGTGTTTCGCTCAAAGAGAATTACCAATCTTGTTGATTATGTTTTTGGTGTCGAGGTCGGTCTTGATACAAATGCACGAAAGAATCGCTCCGGAAAACTAATGGCAGAAGCTGTTGCAAAAGTATTTGCTGAAGCCAACGTAGTTTATGAAGAAGAGGTCAATAGTGCGACATTTAATGACTTAAAAGGACTCGGGAAAGACCTTAAACGATTCGATTTTGTCATAAGGAAAAAGGACAAAATCTTCTTAATCGAGACTAACTTCTACAATGACGGCGGTTCTAAACCCAATGAAGTCGCGCGCTCATATTCAGATATTGCTCCAAAAATCAACTCTAATAAGAAATACGAATTTGTATGGATAACCGATGGGCAGGGTTGGCTTAGTGCTAAGAATAAACTGGAGGAAGCCTATGGTATTATCCCTCGCGTTTACAACCTCACAACTCTCCCGTCTTTCGTCGAAGAACTTAAGAGAATGGCTTAA
- a CDS encoding dihydrodipicolinate reductase encodes MKVMISGYGRMGHMVEKALAAKGVECAGWTEDVASVDKALAKECVCIDFTVPEAFRANYKVLAENFKAVVVGTTGWYDIKDEIFAYFEKCGTPMIWASNFSVGVNVFMAAVDLVSKYLADEGYMPYIMEKHHIHKLDAPSGTAKSLAAIVDGNMGLKTDVGAVRVGELAGTHTVGFEGSCDRITMEHEAFSREGFAMGAVTAAQMTEGLTGVHEFNELFFKKRQ; translated from the coding sequence ATGAAAGTGATGATATCAGGTTATGGCCGGATGGGCCATATGGTCGAGAAGGCCCTGGCAGCCAAGGGCGTCGAGTGCGCCGGCTGGACGGAGGACGTCGCAAGCGTCGACAAGGCTCTCGCCAAGGAGTGCGTCTGCATTGACTTTACGGTTCCGGAGGCTTTCCGGGCCAACTATAAGGTTCTTGCCGAGAACTTCAAGGCCGTCGTCGTGGGCACGACCGGCTGGTATGACATCAAGGATGAGATTTTTGCTTATTTCGAGAAATGCGGCACCCCGATGATCTGGGCGTCCAATTTCTCCGTCGGAGTCAATGTCTTCATGGCTGCGGTGGACCTCGTTTCGAAGTATCTCGCCGACGAGGGCTACATGCCGTATATCATGGAGAAGCATCATATCCATAAGCTCGACGCTCCGAGCGGCACTGCAAAGAGCCTTGCCGCTATCGTGGACGGGAACATGGGGCTGAAGACCGATGTCGGCGCAGTGCGCGTGGGCGAGCTTGCCGGTACCCATACGGTCGGCTTCGAAGGCAGCTGCGACCGCATCACCATGGAGCATGAGGCATTTTCCCGCGAGGGCTTCGCGATGGGCGCCGTGACTGCTGCCCAGATGACTGAAGGCCTGACCGGAGTGCATGAATTCAATGAATTATTCTTTAAAAAAAGACAATAA
- a CDS encoding 2-aminoadipate aminotransferase apoenzyme, giving the protein MYGKFFSKDTTSFMRSPVREIFKRVDLGSIYSFAGGYPSADTFPLEDIRRATDIVIQKYGAKAFQYGATQGVPELRQVLSERYGVPLERIQVTTSSQQGIDVCTRVLVDPGDVILTSNPSYLGALQSFCSYRAEVVGVSHEPSLDAFRKAYVEAIEAVRAAGKKLKFLYMIPDFQNPSGETLSLEERLVLVELAEKYDFLIVEDSPYRELRYEGSDVPTIYSLCPDRVLHLGSFSKILAPGFRIGWILGAPELLDMIYVCKQSLDLCPPIFDQYLAAELMGSGLLDANLVKSIALYKSKRDLLLSLLEEYMPEGVSWTHPEGGLFLFLTLPEGFDTIAFYDKALDAGVAYVAGSFFHVDRSMARNTMRMNFSFMTHQKITEGVKLLAGLIKSELK; this is encoded by the coding sequence ATGTACGGCAAGTTTTTTTCTAAAGATACGACATCGTTCATGAGGTCGCCGGTCCGCGAGATATTCAAGCGCGTGGACCTCGGCAGCATTTATTCTTTTGCCGGAGGGTATCCGTCCGCGGATACTTTCCCGCTGGAGGATATCAGGCGTGCGACCGACATCGTGATCCAAAAATACGGAGCGAAGGCTTTCCAGTATGGGGCCACCCAGGGCGTGCCGGAGCTTCGCCAGGTGCTTTCCGAAAGGTACGGGGTGCCTCTCGAGCGTATCCAGGTGACGACTTCTTCCCAGCAGGGAATCGATGTGTGCACCAGGGTGCTTGTCGATCCGGGGGATGTCATCCTGACGTCCAATCCTTCCTATCTCGGCGCCCTGCAGTCGTTCTGCTCCTATCGTGCCGAGGTTGTCGGAGTGAGCCATGAACCTTCTCTGGATGCATTCAGGAAGGCTTATGTAGAGGCGATCGAAGCTGTTCGCGCCGCCGGCAAGAAACTGAAGTTCCTCTATATGATTCCGGATTTCCAGAATCCGTCGGGGGAGACTCTCTCTCTGGAGGAAAGGCTGGTGCTGGTGGAGCTTGCCGAGAAATATGATTTCCTGATCGTTGAGGACAGCCCGTACAGGGAGTTGCGGTATGAGGGTTCGGATGTTCCGACCATCTATTCGCTTTGTCCTGACCGGGTGCTGCATCTCGGGTCGTTTTCGAAGATTCTGGCGCCGGGATTCCGTATCGGATGGATCCTCGGTGCTCCGGAGCTTCTGGACATGATCTATGTGTGCAAGCAGTCCCTTGACCTCTGCCCGCCGATTTTCGACCAGTATCTGGCTGCCGAGCTCATGGGTTCGGGGCTGCTGGATGCTAATCTGGTCAAGAGCATCGCGCTGTACAAGTCGAAGCGGGACCTGTTGCTTTCGCTTCTCGAAGAATATATGCCCGAGGGTGTGTCCTGGACCCATCCTGAGGGCGGTCTTTTCCTTTTCCTGACGCTGCCTGAGGGCTTCGATACGATTGCCTTCTATGACAAGGCGTTGGATGCCGGAGTGGCTTATGTGGCCGGTTCGTTCTTCCATGTCGACCGTTCGATGGCCAGGAATACCATGCGCATGAACTTTTCGTTCATGACCCATCAGAAGATTACCGAGGGCGTCAAGCTTCTCGCCGGACTCATCAAATCTGAGCTGAAATGA
- a CDS encoding 2,3,4,5-tetrahydropyridine-2,6-dicarboxylate N-succinyltransferase encodes MNAELEKFYDTIAKLESGEVRVAEKRDGQWVVNSWVKEVILSGFRYGNLTDMTEGQFSFFDKDTIPVRKFSAEDRLRIVPGGSSVRRGAYLAPSVIMMPPSYVNIGAYVDESTMIDSHALVGSCAQVGKHVHLSAASQLGGVLEPVGALPVIIEDNVFIGGNCGIYEGTIVKEWAVIATGVILNKSTAIYDSTTGEYIRANENGQLVVPEGAVVVAGSRPLAKGPGAEAGIHVYTPVIIKYRDTRTSASVALEDALR; translated from the coding sequence ATGAACGCAGAACTCGAAAAATTCTACGATACCATAGCGAAGCTCGAAAGCGGCGAAGTCCGTGTCGCCGAGAAACGTGACGGGCAGTGGGTGGTGAACTCCTGGGTCAAGGAGGTCATCCTCAGCGGTTTCCGTTACGGCAATCTCACCGACATGACCGAGGGCCAGTTCTCCTTCTTCGACAAGGACACGATTCCGGTGCGCAAGTTCTCCGCCGAGGACAGGCTGCGCATCGTTCCGGGAGGCAGTTCGGTGCGTCGCGGAGCCTATCTCGCCCCGTCGGTCATCATGATGCCGCCGTCTTATGTGAATATCGGAGCATACGTCGATGAGAGCACCATGATTGATTCCCATGCCCTCGTGGGCTCATGCGCCCAGGTCGGGAAACATGTCCATCTGTCCGCCGCGTCGCAGCTCGGAGGCGTTCTCGAGCCTGTCGGAGCCCTGCCGGTCATCATCGAGGACAATGTGTTCATCGGAGGAAACTGCGGCATCTATGAGGGCACGATCGTCAAGGAGTGGGCCGTCATCGCTACCGGAGTGATCCTGAACAAATCTACGGCAATCTATGATTCTACTACCGGAGAGTATATCCGGGCCAACGAGAATGGCCAGCTGGTCGTTCCTGAGGGAGCGGTGGTGGTTGCTGGCAGCCGTCCTCTTGCCAAGGGGCCGGGCGCCGAGGCCGGGATCCATGTATATACTCCGGTGATAATCAAGTATCGCGACACGCGAACCAGCGCTTCTGTCGCCCTTGAAGATGCTTTGAGATAA
- a CDS encoding Putative binding domain-containing protein, N-terminal, with the protein MKKPIIFALLATCLALSACDEDPKYGGWDPIKVDNPTLEFTAEGGTQTATATNYSGWWINGGYENHPDVDYVYSTSSGGEEARTFDVLDGEWYHAKVPLRGNKLVVTVDANTTGKQRTVFIDMEAGDAFTTVKVTQQ; encoded by the coding sequence ATGAAGAAACCGATTATATTTGCCCTTCTGGCAACATGCCTTGCTTTATCCGCATGTGATGAAGATCCAAAATACGGAGGCTGGGATCCGATTAAAGTTGATAATCCAACGTTGGAATTTACGGCAGAAGGTGGGACTCAGACCGCGACCGCAACCAATTATAGCGGATGGTGGATCAACGGAGGGTATGAAAACCACCCAGATGTAGACTATGTATATTCCACCTCTTCAGGTGGAGAAGAAGCCCGCACATTCGATGTCCTGGATGGAGAATGGTACCATGCCAAAGTCCCGCTCAGGGGCAACAAACTGGTCGTTACAGTCGATGCCAACACCACCGGCAAACAACGTACGGTTTTCATTGACATGGAAGCCGGAGACGCCTTCACTACCGTCAAAGTGACCCAGCAATAA
- a CDS encoding aspartate kinase: MKFGGTSVKDEAAISRVIGIVRGRLAEKPLVVVSAMSKVTRNLCSLGEAAAAGNEAEVSMILKELRERHFGTAAELMQGGLLEETKSRLAEILESLSEMAAKVAGAGKLDDDMNSAIISCGELMSSIIVGAAMNAAGLRCTWLDARKMMTTDSAWLAARPDMDATEAKVRKAVDGSAEVFLTQGFIAADTAGRTTVLGFEGSDYSAAIFGRCLDAARVEIWTDVDGIRSADPRIVEDTCRIERLSYAEAAEMAYMGARVLHPLTIYPAREKNIPIHVLNSARPDGAGSVVCGDCADIPEGPKSVALMTAADLKEVVSMAASDMDGKSRISVIGKGVAAVLDKIGKVAGEAVVSENGLSASVMVPEADARRIVVELHKLLFV; this comes from the coding sequence ATGAAATTTGGCGGCACCTCCGTGAAGGATGAGGCCGCGATTTCCAGAGTCATCGGAATAGTGCGCGGAAGGCTCGCGGAGAAGCCTCTGGTGGTAGTGTCGGCGATGTCCAAGGTTACCAGGAACCTGTGTTCTCTCGGAGAGGCAGCCGCTGCCGGAAATGAGGCCGAAGTCTCCATGATACTGAAAGAACTGCGCGAGAGACATTTCGGCACCGCCGCCGAGCTGATGCAGGGCGGCCTGCTGGAGGAGACCAAGTCCAGGCTCGCGGAGATACTGGAGTCCCTCTCGGAGATGGCCGCGAAAGTCGCCGGGGCCGGGAAACTCGACGACGACATGAACTCGGCGATCATCTCCTGCGGAGAGCTGATGTCTTCGATCATCGTCGGCGCTGCCATGAATGCCGCCGGACTGCGCTGCACATGGCTGGACGCCAGGAAAATGATGACGACTGACTCTGCATGGCTCGCCGCCCGTCCGGATATGGACGCTACGGAGGCCAAGGTGCGGAAGGCTGTGGACGGTTCCGCAGAGGTCTTCCTTACCCAGGGCTTCATCGCCGCGGACACTGCCGGCAGGACTACGGTTCTCGGTTTCGAGGGCTCGGACTATTCGGCCGCCATCTTCGGGCGCTGTCTGGATGCGGCCAGAGTGGAGATATGGACGGACGTGGACGGCATCAGGAGCGCGGATCCGAGGATTGTCGAGGATACCTGCAGGATTGAGAGGCTGTCATACGCCGAGGCCGCGGAGATGGCCTACATGGGCGCGAGAGTGCTCCACCCGCTGACGATTTATCCCGCAAGGGAAAAGAACATACCTATCCATGTGCTGAACTCAGCCAGACCTGACGGGGCCGGCTCCGTGGTATGCGGAGACTGCGCCGACATTCCGGAAGGACCGAAGTCGGTGGCCCTGATGACCGCCGCAGACCTGAAGGAGGTCGTTTCGATGGCCGCTTCTGACATGGACGGAAAATCCAGGATCTCGGTGATCGGCAAAGGCGTCGCAGCCGTGCTGGACAAGATCGGGAAAGTGGCCGGAGAGGCCGTGGTTTCGGAGAACGGGCTAAGCGCCAGCGTTATGGTCCCTGAAGCCGATGCCCGCAGGATAGTAGTAGAATTGCATAAATTATTGTTCGTATGA
- a CDS encoding SSU ribosomal protein S16P, whose protein sequence is MAVKIRLQRHGKKNFAFFHIVVADSRAPRDGRYIEQIGSYNPNTNPATIVLNDERALAWLKVGAQPTLTARRILSYEGVLLRNHLDGGVAKGALTQEQADKKFAEWKAQQDAKIEAKKQGLTKEAAAKAKAAAEAEAKINQERAEAIAKRKAEAEEAARKAAEEAAAAAAEETASEDAAPAEEAAPEA, encoded by the coding sequence ATGGCTGTTAAAATTCGTTTACAGCGCCACGGAAAGAAGAATTTCGCATTCTTCCACATTGTAGTGGCTGACTCTCGCGCACCACGCGACGGTCGTTACATCGAGCAGATCGGCTCTTACAATCCTAACACCAACCCTGCAACCATCGTCCTCAACGACGAGCGTGCTCTTGCATGGCTTAAGGTAGGTGCCCAGCCAACTCTTACTGCACGTCGTATCCTCTCTTACGAGGGTGTCCTTCTCCGCAACCACCTCGATGGTGGCGTAGCAAAGGGTGCTCTTACCCAGGAGCAGGCTGACAAGAAGTTCGCAGAGTGGAAGGCACAGCAGGATGCTAAGATCGAGGCTAAGAAGCAGGGTCTTACCAAGGAGGCTGCTGCAAAGGCTAAGGCTGCTGCCGAGGCTGAGGCTAAGATCAATCAGGAAAGAGCTGAGGCTATCGCCAAGAGAAAAGCTGAGGCTGAGGAAGCTGCACGCAAGGCTGCTGAAGAGGCTGCCGCTGCTGCTGCCGAGGAGACCGCTAGCGAGGACGCTGCTCCTGCTGAGGAAGCTGCTCCGGAGGCCTAA
- a CDS encoding diaminopimelate epimerase has translation MKFMKYHGAGNDFLLADNRDGSISLDAARIAAICDRHTGFGADGIMLLGSCEGYDFSMDYYNSDGSGGMMCGNGGRCIVAFARDLGIVPSDGDGRYRFVAADGPHDAVLVSESGLSKVVSLGMRDVSVVDRLSENEFFLDTGTRHYVRFVEGLTSYDVVGEGRAARNEARFAPVGANANFVEVSGGVVNVRTYEKGVEDETLACGTGIVASAIASFVHGDFDELETPFVIPVRARISDLQVSFEYSAGTFRRVTLIGPATRVGMVELC, from the coding sequence ATGAAATTCATGAAGTACCATGGAGCGGGAAATGATTTCTTGCTCGCTGACAACAGGGACGGTTCGATTTCTCTCGATGCCGCCCGGATCGCTGCGATCTGCGACCGCCATACCGGTTTCGGGGCTGACGGGATCATGCTTCTCGGCTCATGCGAGGGCTATGATTTCAGCATGGATTATTATAATTCCGACGGCTCCGGGGGCATGATGTGCGGCAACGGAGGCCGCTGCATCGTGGCTTTTGCCCGCGATCTGGGGATCGTGCCTTCGGACGGTGATGGCCGTTATCGGTTTGTCGCCGCTGACGGGCCTCATGATGCTGTCCTTGTCTCGGAGTCCGGTCTTTCCAAGGTCGTCAGTCTGGGGATGAGGGATGTCTCAGTGGTGGACAGGCTTTCGGAGAATGAGTTTTTCCTGGATACCGGGACGCGACATTATGTGCGTTTTGTCGAAGGCCTCACGTCTTATGACGTGGTGGGAGAGGGCCGTGCTGCCCGCAATGAGGCCCGGTTCGCTCCTGTGGGGGCCAATGCCAATTTCGTGGAGGTTTCCGGCGGCGTTGTGAATGTGCGTACCTATGAGAAGGGTGTCGAGGATGAGACCCTGGCCTGCGGCACCGGCATCGTCGCTTCGGCGATCGCGTCGTTTGTCCATGGGGATTTCGATGAGCTTGAGACTCCTTTCGTGATTCCTGTCCGCGCGCGCATCAGCGACCTCCAGGTCTCTTTCGAATATTCTGCCGGCACCTTCCGCCGCGTTACGTTGATCGGTCCCGCCACCCGCGTCGGGATGGTGGAGCTGTGCTAG
- a CDS encoding DNA adenine methylase yields the protein MRLFEYKTQARPFIKWVGGKTQLLDEVRKLLPRDFASRQHVTYVEPFVGGGAVMFWILQEYPNIERAVINDINQELICTYRVIKENVEELTAVLAHIQDEYIPLGAEGRKAYFLEKRARFNTKKTTPVETAALFIFLNRTCFNGLYRVNSKGEFNVPHGKYANPRICDAENLRACSKVLQKVEILCGDFAETGRYAAPNTLFYFDPPYKPITETSSFTSYAKEGFDDDEQIRLRDFCDQISKEKALFVASNSDPKDVNPSENFFDTLYNHFFIKRVSAARMINSDASGRGAISELMISNVVNA from the coding sequence ATGAGACTGTTTGAATACAAAACACAAGCTCGGCCATTCATCAAATGGGTTGGAGGGAAGACACAACTGCTGGATGAAGTTCGTAAATTGCTTCCTCGCGATTTCGCATCCCGTCAGCACGTAACGTATGTAGAGCCGTTTGTCGGTGGTGGTGCCGTTATGTTCTGGATTCTTCAGGAGTATCCCAATATTGAGAGGGCTGTAATCAACGATATTAATCAGGAACTCATCTGTACCTATCGAGTTATCAAGGAGAATGTCGAAGAATTGACAGCGGTACTTGCTCATATTCAAGATGAATATATTCCCTTAGGGGCAGAAGGCCGCAAGGCTTATTTCTTAGAGAAGAGAGCTCGTTTTAATACGAAGAAGACGACTCCGGTTGAAACGGCCGCCCTGTTCATCTTCCTCAATCGCACTTGCTTCAACGGCCTTTACCGCGTGAACTCAAAGGGCGAATTCAACGTTCCTCATGGCAAGTATGCGAATCCTCGCATTTGCGATGCTGAGAACCTCCGTGCCTGCTCTAAGGTCCTGCAGAAGGTGGAAATCCTTTGTGGTGATTTTGCCGAGACAGGACGCTACGCCGCCCCCAACACGCTGTTCTATTTCGACCCTCCTTACAAGCCTATCACGGAGACTTCCTCCTTCACGTCCTACGCGAAAGAAGGATTCGATGATGACGAGCAGATTCGTCTTCGTGACTTCTGTGACCAAATTAGTAAGGAGAAGGCCCTGTTTGTGGCCAGCAATTCCGACCCGAAGGATGTCAATCCTTCCGAAAATTTCTTCGATACTTTATACAATCATTTCTTCATCAAGAGAGTCTCTGCCGCGAGAATGATAAACTCGGATGCTTCCGGTCGCGGGGCTATCTCTGAATTAATGATTTCCAACGTAGTTAACGCTTAG
- a CDS encoding Acetylornithine deacetylase/Succinyl-diaminopimelate desuccinylase: MDTKLFIEMLSIDSTSGQERAMGEFLVSCLKTPANTVESFEVGDGTINILAKWGEPKVYFCSHMDTVPPYIPPQLHSDRITGRGSCDAKGQVFAMFEACRRLEAEGRTGFALLVLSGEETGSFGAKAYTRDCQGGEIVIVGEPTDNRMVTASKGTKSFDVRILGKSCHSGYPERGVSAVERFIDFMEKVRTTGFPEDKVLGPTTYNVGLLSSPNQQNILSPELTFRIYFRTTFASDAAVCGFMESMKNEFTEITARGGDTPMEYLTVAGIPQTTVAFGSDAPQLHKFSRRALCGPGSILVAHTPDEFVLLEDLEKAAGQYVKMYKELTK; this comes from the coding sequence ATGGACACGAAATTATTCATAGAGATGCTTTCGATCGACTCGACCTCAGGGCAGGAGAGGGCGATGGGAGAGTTTCTTGTTTCATGTCTGAAGACCCCTGCCAACACAGTCGAATCATTCGAAGTGGGAGACGGCACAATCAACATCCTTGCAAAATGGGGCGAGCCGAAAGTGTACTTCTGCTCCCACATGGACACAGTCCCGCCTTACATCCCGCCACAGCTCCACTCCGACCGCATCACCGGCCGCGGCAGCTGCGACGCCAAAGGCCAGGTGTTCGCCATGTTCGAAGCATGCCGCAGGCTTGAGGCCGAAGGCCGCACAGGGTTCGCCCTGCTCGTGCTCTCCGGCGAAGAGACCGGATCCTTCGGAGCGAAAGCCTACACCAGGGACTGCCAGGGCGGCGAAATCGTCATCGTCGGCGAGCCGACCGACAACCGCATGGTCACGGCCAGCAAAGGCACCAAATCCTTCGACGTCAGGATCCTCGGCAAGAGCTGCCACTCCGGCTATCCCGAGAGGGGCGTAAGCGCGGTCGAGAGATTCATCGACTTCATGGAAAAGGTCCGCACGACCGGCTTCCCTGAGGACAAGGTTCTCGGCCCGACCACCTACAACGTCGGTCTTCTCTCCAGCCCGAACCAGCAGAACATCCTCAGCCCGGAGCTGACGTTCAGAATCTACTTCCGGACGACATTCGCCAGCGACGCTGCGGTCTGCGGGTTCATGGAGTCCATGAAAAACGAATTCACGGAGATCACCGCCCGGGGCGGCGACACTCCGATGGAGTATCTTACCGTCGCCGGAATACCGCAGACGACAGTGGCTTTCGGCAGCGATGCTCCCCAGCTCCACAAGTTCTCCCGCAGGGCGCTTTGCGGCCCGGGATCGATACTCGTGGCCCATACCCCGGACGAATTTGTCTTGCTCGAAGACCTCGAAAAGGCCGCCGGGCAGTATGTAAAAATGTATAAAGAGTTGACGAAATAA